Genomic window (Phragmites australis chromosome 5, lpPhrAust1.1, whole genome shotgun sequence):
TGATAAACCTGGTAATGAGCATCTGCTAAGCAAGAACTGACGCAACAACATTTTATGGCCAACTTGTCATAGCTCATGATAGATTAGCTTATATCTTCACCAACTTACATACAACAAACTTTGCTGCCTATCTGCAATTGACTCATGAGAAACAGCAGATAGCTCATTTCTTGTAATCTTCAACAGGAGACCATTCTTCCACTACCACTAGCTCTCCAGCAAGCACTTTCCTACAATGCCATGCCAGCAACTAGTACAAGTCCGGACCTTTACTCAGCCACAAATTAATTAAGGAAATTGTGCCCACAATACTAGCTCATACTACAAATTCAGAGCAATTATTTGAACATCGGATAGTTACTCTAGTTCAAGGACCAAGGTTAATGACAACAGTTATCTATCAATAAATCATCCTACATACAGCTAATAGCATTGTAGCATTTCGATCTGTACCTAACAACTCGAAATCAGAGCGGTTCTTCCTTcaacaagtaaaaaagaacagCACTTCCCTCAACATATTGGTATGATCATATAGTGATTGAGCAGACCGTTATACAGACAAACCATAGAAGATAACAACAGTCTTTTGCTTATACGTCATACAAATTTTGACCCTAATCTAGTATTACTGCTGCCTAAAAATATATTGCTAGCATTTACTACAAATCATATCGCATTTAACAATCCAAAAGCAATTAGCCTGGACGCTATTTCCTTCATACTCCACATACTACTAACAACCTATTGCTACTCTAAATCAACCAACAGCATGTGCACACCAAAAGTTCGACAAATGCCGCAGCAATGTAACGATAGTCTACCTGACACGTTAGGAAGGCCAAGTGTTCGACGAAAAGCCCGCACGGGAAGGGAAGGGAACGACCCGTACCAAGACAGTGCTCTTGCAGAGCTGAGCGACCGAGTCGGCGCGGAGGAGTCCCCAGCGCTCCTCGAGGGGGCGGTCGTAGTAGTCGGCGGGCACGCGCCGGAAGGCGAAGTCGCGCACGCCGCGCGAGGCCAGGAGGGCCGACAGCCGTGCCTCGGTGGCCCCCGCGTCCGCCTCGGTGTCCGAGGGCGCGGGGACAGAGCGCCCATAGGCGGCGCTGCTGAGCGGCCAGCTCGAGATCGGCGATCCGGCCGAGGACGCGGAGCTGCCGCGCCTCGAGATCGGCTGCCGCGGCGCCCATTCTCGCCACGCCTGCCGTCGTCGGAGGCGAGTCTCTCGTTGTCTCCCTGGTAATTGGCTTAGTTGCGGTTTGACTCCAAAACGAAGCCAGTCTCTAGAACTTGTCAAATCAGCATCTGTCTGGGCCCAATTAAAGCCTGATAAAGTCTTGGCCCAATTGCAAAATTCAGTCCAACTTGGCCTATACTCCCTCtgttcttaattttcttttcctttgtcgTCATAAAATCCGTGGCGTCAAAAGTTTTCAAAGTTTGACCATTAATAAGTTTAGATCTCTCATGAGGATTATATAAATattgtatacatatatttattttaaaattttcataaaGGTATAAGTTCATTAATACACATTAAAATTGTAGTCAAAAGCGCATATTGAGGAACGCAAAAAGTGAACAacaagaaatgaaaaagaacatAAGAGGAGTGCTATCCTATCGCCATCTTCTGATTCTATGGTGGCACCATATGCTTCTTCTCTCTCCCGAAAAGAAAAACACGAGAGAACCATGCCTAAGGTTAGTGAATGTGGTTAAGGTGAAATCTTCTTTTAAGTAGTAGATGATGATGTATTCGTCGACAGCGAGGTGTCTATAATGATTTCGTCAATCTTCAAGTTTAACATCTTCAATCTTTAGTAGATATTGTATGAGTATATACGTATAATAGTGCGAGTATGTGTGTTAGAGATTGCCCCGAACGTGGAGCCCCACCCTGACCCTGAAAACCGTATCAGGATAAGAACTTGCCCCATCCTCGATCCCATCGGATCCCCGAACTCCAGCAAACCCTCGACCCACAGCGAGCAAGTACGACAACCAGCGTGACGAGCGGCGAACTCAGGGCCCCATGGAGCCTCATGGGGAAAACTCTATCCCCGCCCCATCCTAGAATTGGCGCCCTACCCCGTGAGCCTGGGGAGGAGGGAGGAACTCGCTCGTCTCTGTTCTATTCAGGGTGGATCCCATATTGATAGGGAAAATTGCCATCTTTACTGTGTGCCTACGAGTTGTAAAAAAACATGAggcttttatttggcattggaAATGTCTAGCCTGTATTTGCAATTTATGCACAATTGTTCTCGAAAAAAGACACTCGGTTTATATATTTTGCTGTAAACTTAGTCTATAATGTTGCCGTGTTCGTTTGGCTAGATTACGTTATTTAGCTAGGTTAATTAAGAGTTGGAAAACAAAGCCCGCGAGGGTTAACATCATTCCTGAATCGACTCGAGCAGGGTTTTTTCCCCTGATGCCCTTGGGTGCTCTGTGCATCATATTGGCGGTCGGCCGCTCGTCGCTGGATTTGGTTATCTCATCGTCGTTGCGACCTGCGCCGTGCATGCCATGGCTGGCCGGCCGCCGGTTcgcacgagcacgagcacgaggGTAATGCCGATGCGGAGTTCTTCCAATATGCTGCACAGAGCACCCAAGAGCACGGCATCTAGCCTGCTCGAGTCGATTCAGGAATGATGTTAACCCTCGCGAGCTTTGTTTTCCAACTCTTAATTAACCTAGCTAAATAACGTAATCTAGCCAAACGAACACGGCAACATTATAGACTAAGTTTACAGCAAAATATATAAACCGAGTGCGGACGAGACGAGCGTTGACGTACGTGCGGGACCGAGCCGGTCACGGGCGCAAGAAAGACGAGAAAACACCGTGCGGAACCGCGGATCCGACCATCCGATCGCTGGATCACATCCACATGCCTGTCTGCCCTGCGGACTCTgtggccgctgcgggcagccaTCGGACCCGCGTGGCACCACAAACACGTAGCAGCAGGTGAATCTTTTTCTGCTCGCGCCCACGCACCCCCTGCTCGAAAGGGGAGCCCGCACGGCCGCACGCGGTCACGGGATCTCAACTCCGGAGGGGCCAACTCTGCAGGTGCAGGACTGGGCGGCTAGAGCGGGAGAGCTGGCTCGGATGAAATATCGAGGCTTCAGCCTCACTGGCTCTTCTAGGTAATACAATTTTCTTGTTTGCAGTGCATACAATCCATACAATCAAGTACCTAAAAAAAACGGTGGTCTCGGAAGAAtttgagccatctattttttaaatcgGATGGTCTAGATTGTTTACAATACTACCCATTATTTAGAGGTAGTGTGAGTAGTATATGAAAGGTGTATATGTAGTATAAGGATATTTTTTGGGAAATAAAGAAATAGTATGGTAGTTATATCGTGCAAATTCATAGGTTTAATGTTTAAACTAGCCTGAATGCTGATTATTTGGTTGAACGAttatttagggtttaggtgtaAAAAAAAGATTGTAGTGCCTTTCAATAGTATGGTGGGTAAATATTAACACTAATGtcataattataaaaatatccaATCACATAGATAATtagattaaatttatactaacTCCTGCCTATAAATAATATGACCACCGtaaaagagctaaaaaaaatccatagaaTCAAGAGTACAAGCAATAACAACAATGAAATAAACACCGCATAAAACCTAAAAGTGCATTGCATGCAGTTCCTAGCTAGGACCTTGGAGAAGAAAATCTCCATTCACAGCCATATTatcagagaaaaagaaagagatgaaACACATACAGTTGACTCACACACTTAATTTATTGATCTGGATCGTCCGCAGTTCTACATTCAGAACCAACAGACTGACAAAGCAagcagacaaaaaaaaaagttggagAAAACCAACGCACGCATGCGGCATGCACTCACGAATGAAACATATATTCGTGCGTGAGTAAGTGACCAGGTAGTCACGTAGCTATCAAGCACATATGAAGCCACTGGGGAGGTTCTTGCCACAGTAGTTGACAATGAGGCTGAGCTTGACAGGGATGTCGAGGGTGATTCCGAGCACGCTGGCCTTGATGGCGGTGCAGAGGCAGACGGCGGCCTCGAGGTCAGCGAGGCCACCGAGGACGCTGCAGCACGGCTCGGCGGGCGGCTTGCCGACCTCGGCGCTGACGAGGCCCAGCACGTTGGCGCAAGCGGCTAGCTTGAGCGCGTTCTTGGGGCACTTGTCGTAGGACGGTGACGGCGGTGTCGGAGTCGGTGGGGTTGGCGTCGGGCACGTGCTGCCGCAGGCGTTAGCCACCGTGAAGAGGATCAGGTTGAGGGCCACGAGGAAGGCCTGAGATGCCATGGCGTCTGAAAAACCCAACGGTGCAGGGAGTGCTTCCACACTGCAGGGCTAGGAGAGTGCTGGTGCAACTGGATTGGGAATAAGCTGAGTGAGGTGGGTACGTGGGTATTTATAGAGGAGAACCAGATCTTGGGAAAACCCTAGCTTCATTGTTACCTCTAGCAAAGTACAACGACACATGGCTCGTAATGATTCAAAATGGTGCGTatgcacatgcatgcaaatTTCTAGTTAGATTTCACAGGTGTTTGGCATTAGTACGTAAGTTTTGCTGATAATAAAATTGCTATTTTTCTTCTAGAAGTAATTGAATTTCACTACTCCTAGGCAAGGTTCAGATGTCTCTCCTGGATATAGTAATTCCAAAAGGTTGTCATGGTAATAAGTGATCACTAAATACCAAGGATCTCACGGTTGTAGCCTGGAGGCATCCAACTTAGGGCCTCTATggaaagagttttttttttatccaaataCTCAAGATTTAGTATTAAATTTGATCTAAATGTTGAAGATTCCCGGACCAAGGCCATTAGCTTGGTGTTAGCTAGCATTACGGAAGTACTGAGGCagtttttctaaaattaaaatGAACTATTACAAGGACGTCACACACAGCACACCGCTACAAGTACAAATACACATACTTAACACACTCATGCACTAGCGAGTGCGTCTACTATTACACACCTAAAAATTAGTAACAACTTATGTTCAACTTTCATACTAGTTCAACTTCCAACAACTCATAAGATATGTGACGATGACTGCTCGATAACTACCATGTCCGGTATTCCAAGGTTTTTCGTAATTCTCAGAATGTATCTCTTATCTTCGGGAAGTAGATACTTAGATGAAAGAAAACCATCCATAGGAGCTCAAGATATCTTGTAAACAAgtaagtttatctccaagaatagaaaGCGAGATTTCAAAGGATGTACGACGCCTCTATATATATACGAAGCTTGGGGCCCCTGCGGAGGACAAGCGATTGAGAGACACAAGCCATTAGAAGTCACACAAGCTATTGCAGGCAGAGCAAGCTGAGTAGGGAAGtcgccgactaggtttagatccatctaggctattCATCCCCTTATAACAGGCTCTATTCAATATAAGACAAATAtaacatagggttattatcctaagagagactcaaacctatataaaaatccCTCTATGTTCCTGTAattcgtctactcgaagcatcccctgTTTGTTCTATACGTTTGTAAGATCAGCGGTTCACTAATCGTCGACAGCTAGTGTCGACCGTGGGtatcatgacaataggcattgAAGATTCTATGCAAACCATGCTGTCGACTAAATCGATACCGAGGGTTGGTTcttcggatgaggggttctatgacaactttttACCCCTCCTATCAACGAACTAGTGATTGATCATGTGAACTTCGATGAGAAACTCTCCAGCGACAACTCCAACAACGAGGTAAATCAATTTATGGATTAGTGCGTCAAGGATTACGACATCGAGTTCAAACCACTTAGCTGCCAAGACAATAGTGAATGCCCTATTCACCACAAGCTAGGATCCTCCCCCACAAACtccgacaacatggattgtcaagaaaCTATTTCGAAGCAATCCaatgaaaaatccatgatggatttgGACGCTTCCTCTAGTGGAAGTTACCCAGAGAAGTCTTTGCTATCGGAGACGGGGGTGATGGTCTGGGTAATCATGACAACGAATCAGCAAACATGTAGGATCCTCCCACTTCGGGTATAGGTGATAGCCAGCTGAACATGCCAACCCAAAACCTGAACCCTAATGGAGCACCGATTTTACCATCTCCCAACTATCAGCAGGGGGCTGAGCACTTCAGATCTATGACTGCCAAGAGGATCCTCTTTCTgcaagaggccctcatgcatTCATCGACTACAGATCTGACGACCCCGTCCGACAAGGACTGGATGACCTCAGCGATCAACTTGATGAAAGAGGTCATTATCCAAGCTGAAAGTTCCCATCAGGCCCTAGCCAGAAACAACGCCAACCGGGACAAATCTCACAATCCCACATCATGGGATGCATCGGAATCAAAGAGGCATAACCCCAGAACAAGGCTTCCCAGGATGGCAACTGGGCAAATAACCGACGTTGATCTTCACTAGTAAAAAATCACCCTATTAATGATTTGCGCGAGGTCATTGAAAGCCGATGGAGGCGCCCGAGGACCCCTAAGGAGGCATCGTCCATAACTTGGCAATCCGATTGGGGGACGTCCCAACATTGTACAAGTCGGGGCCGATCCTCGACCCCCGTGGAAAAAACTCCTAAGGCTACCGAAACTAGGTGGGGCACCATCAACGGGTGTCTggccttctctccagatctacaTAATGTAAAGTGGCCGACGAGGTTGCACCCCAGGTTGATCGAGAAGTACAACGGGAGCACTAACCCTGTTGAGTTCCTTCAGATCTATACCATGACCATCTAGGCGGCTTGCagggatgagaaggtaatggcaaattacctccccacaacCCTTAAAGGAGCAGCCAAAACATGATTGAACAATCTATCACCAGGGAgaatctactcatgggagcagcttTGCGACGTGTTCTGagctaactttcagggtacTTACAAGCGCATCAGCACAAAAAATGATCTCCACCATTGCGAGCAGATGAAAAATGAAACCTTGCACGAGACAAGTCTGCAAGGGCCAATGACGCCCTCctcttcatcaaggagaagacCTAGGGCATCAAACATCCTCAACCCAGGCTCAATGGCGACAAGGTCAAgagcaagctcaagaagaataccaagggaggtaaggtcAAGAAAGCTAAATCTAATAAAGTTTTTGCATATTTTCCAGACATCCGTCCCGACAAGCTTCCCGATTCTTCCTAGGGCAAGAGCTTCACACCAGACTCTGACAAGCGAGACGGTATGCCTTGGTGTGATATCTATCAGACCGACAACCATAGCCTCCATGAGTCCCgcctttggaagaagatggtcaagaCAGAAAGTGGCCAAAGAAAAGAAGACATAGGTCGCAATCCAGAGTAGGGATTCCAGCTCCAGCAGGAGCGAAGATGACTCAGACCCAATGTCCTTTTAGACGGACGAGAGGAcgatcgaccacatgttcgaTGGTTCTACCTCCTATGAGTCCAAGAGTTAGTACAAaatggtggcccgagaagtcctaGTTGCCATCCCCAAGAGTCGGCATGCTGTTAAGAAGTCAAGTGTCAACATCTCCTTTGGCAAAGATGATTGCCCTGAGAACTTAGTATGGCCAGGCAACTTcccgatagtggtcgagcctatgATCAATAATTGTAGGGTCACCCGAGTGCTTATCGATAGggggagttccctgaacatcctcttttCAAGCGCACTCGAAGGGATGCAGATCTCCCAATCTACTATCAAGCTGATTACTTAAACCTTTCATGATATAGTACCCAGATCTTCAGCCACTCCCATTATCAAGATATCGCTCCCTGTTACTTTTGGGAAGCACAAAAACTTCTAGATGAAAAAGATTCTATTCGATGTAGTTGACTTTGAGACGGTGTACAATGCCATTTTGGGTCGACCAAccttagcaaagttcatgatgaTGTAATTTTTGACGCATTGATCTataaattgacttacctcatcactTGAATCGTCACCAAAATCTACCCGATCGATCACGGGTTCATTGAGAAGCTTTTTGGATATTGACGGCATGCCATTTGTAGACTCTTTAACAACTTTTTTCATGATCTTCACGGAAAGTGCCAGCTATCGATGGTTGGTGAATCACTGACCTAACGAATTTGTTGAAGAATTTGGgaatgctttgagtagacgaatcacaaggggaATACACAggagtttttagacaggtttggacttccctgaggataataactctatgctatgtttatcttgtgttgatCTCATCCTGTTACAAGgggggtgtagctagcctacATGGATCTAAACCAAGTCGGCAACTTCCTTCTTGGATTTTGTTGGCTTGTTGTGCTCTCTAATGGCTTGTTTGGGCTTCTGTTCCTCCGCAAGGCCCCTTggttccgtatatatatggggtgtCGTAAGTCTTCTGGActcctccttcctattcttAGTGATAAATCTTCCCGTTTATGGGACAACTTGTGAACCTACGAGTAGCTTTACTTCTTCCAGGGATCCCATTCTCGTAAATAAAGATATGCCCTGAGAAATATAGGAAACTCTGGGGTACCCGGATCTGGTAACCATCCgttattcatcatcaagcccttatcagtacgtgaaatgaggctttgatAGATCAAATACATAGCCAACAAAGATAAACTTTTTGTCTGATCGTGTTAACAAGTAGACTCAGAATTTCGATTAGGATGAAGCTTCTAACCGGATTTTTTTGATCTTCTACTTGGAACCCTAAATGACTCTGAGTAGGTTTTCTGTTAGCTTTACCTTTTAGAAGGATTTTTTTTGTCACTGGTGAATTTTGAA
Coding sequences:
- the LOC133917637 gene encoding 14 kDa proline-rich protein DC2.15-like → MASQAFLVALNLILFTVANACGSTCPTPTPPTPTPPSPSYDKCPKNALKLAACANVLGLVSAEVGKPPAEPCCSVLGGLADLEAAVCLCTAIKASVLGITLDIPVKLSLIVNYCGKNLPSGFICA